The following are encoded in a window of Kitasatospora fiedleri genomic DNA:
- a CDS encoding DUF2797 domain-containing protein, producing MHQANGWTATGLRWQDGAPLLTASDGRQRHDRPLTDGLAVAWRISGPRRCTGAHTERGHRPCPHRATVQPEGTTSQCPSCQNADRGLQLARDRILDDGRDYRLYLAWFAPGLLKVGLTAEERGTVRLLEQAALTWTFIARGPLPAVRRAELALAHARLARERVPAAAKYPAWWQLPAPAERRAALTAARTRAHRLLAEQGHEQLEPLPDHPVTDQVELFGLTDGAPDRYQQVTSLADGARLAGRLRRPIGGHLFLDRPDGLPLLLDTRLLTGWTLHAEPDGPGCAGLTLLTRARPAAEQDALF from the coding sequence ATGCACCAGGCGAACGGATGGACCGCCACCGGGCTGCGCTGGCAGGACGGCGCGCCCCTCCTCACCGCCAGCGACGGCCGGCAGCGCCACGACCGCCCGCTCACCGACGGCCTGGCCGTCGCCTGGCGGATCTCCGGCCCCCGCCGCTGCACCGGCGCGCACACCGAGCGCGGCCACCGCCCCTGCCCGCACCGCGCCACCGTCCAGCCCGAGGGCACCACCAGCCAGTGCCCGAGCTGCCAGAACGCCGACCGCGGCCTCCAGCTCGCCCGGGACCGCATCCTCGACGACGGCCGCGACTACCGCCTCTACCTCGCCTGGTTCGCCCCCGGCCTGCTCAAGGTCGGCCTCACCGCCGAGGAGCGCGGCACCGTCCGCCTGCTCGAACAGGCCGCCCTCACCTGGACGTTCATCGCCCGCGGCCCGCTGCCCGCCGTCCGCCGGGCCGAACTCGCCCTCGCCCACGCCCGGTTGGCCCGCGAGCGGGTCCCCGCCGCCGCCAAGTACCCGGCCTGGTGGCAGCTGCCCGCCCCCGCCGAGCGGCGGGCCGCGCTCACCGCCGCCCGCACCCGCGCCCACCGGCTGCTGGCCGAGCAGGGGCACGAACAGCTGGAACCGCTGCCCGACCACCCCGTCACCGACCAGGTCGAGCTCTTCGGCCTCACCGACGGCGCCCCCGACCGCTACCAGCAGGTCACCTCGCTCGCCGACGGCGCCCGGCTGGCCGGCCGGCTGCGCCGCCCGATCGGCGGCCACCTCTTCCTCGACCGCCCCGACGGCCTCCCGCTGCTGCTCGACACCCGCCTGCTCACCGGCTGGACGCTGCACGCCGAACCCGACGGCCCCGGCTGCGCGGGGCTGACCCTGCTCACCAGGGCCCGCCCCGCCGCCGAACAGGACGCCCTGTTCTGA
- a CDS encoding DUF6204 family protein produces the protein MTKRTFRITVRGSFDALTDEQRAGLQARAAEHDVLRAEFTEEGHLTYDLSARPFFTFRFLEYGEAEEDVVAASVRAETAAELWLTDRGYGYKNLKSQAQDMALATLGARQKQEARKKG, from the coding sequence ATGACCAAGCGCACCTTTCGGATCACGGTCCGCGGCTCCTTCGACGCCCTGACCGACGAGCAGCGGGCCGGGTTGCAGGCCCGGGCGGCGGAACACGACGTGCTCCGCGCGGAGTTCACCGAGGAGGGGCACCTGACGTACGACCTGTCGGCGCGGCCGTTCTTCACCTTCCGGTTCCTGGAGTACGGGGAGGCGGAGGAGGACGTGGTGGCGGCGTCGGTGCGGGCCGAGACGGCGGCGGAGCTGTGGCTGACCGACCGCGGGTACGGCTACAAGAACCTGAAGTCGCAGGCGCAGGACATGGCGCTGGCGACGCTGGGCGCGCGGCAGAAGCAGGAGGCCCGGAAGAAGGGCTGA
- the purB gene encoding adenylosuccinate lyase, whose product MSAKPKIPNVLASRYASATLAQLWSPEHKVVLERHLWLAVLKAQQDLGIEVPATAIADYERVVDQVDLASIAAREKVTRHDVKARIEEFSELAGHEQIHKGMTSRDLTENVEQLQIRQSLEHVRDRTVAVLVRLGRLAAQYGELVMAGRSHNVAAQATTLGKRFATAADEVLVAFVRLEELIARYPLRGIKGPVGTAQDMLDLLGGDAHKLAELERRVAGHLGFENVLTSVGQVYPRSLDYDVVSALVQLAAGPSSLAKTIRLMAGHELVTEGFKAGQVGSSAMPHKMNTRSCERVNGLAVILRGYASMTAELGGDQWNEGDVSCSVVRRVALPDAFFAFDGLLETFLTVLDEFGAFPAVIEAELDRYLPFLATTKVLMGAVRAGVGRETAHEVIKEHAVAAALAMREGARENTLVPALAADERIPLDHAALEALLADRLSFTGAAAAQVGELVRRVEEVAAAHPEAAKYAPGDIL is encoded by the coding sequence GTGAGCGCGAAGCCCAAGATCCCCAATGTCCTGGCCTCCCGGTACGCCTCGGCGACCCTGGCCCAGCTGTGGTCCCCCGAGCACAAGGTGGTCCTGGAGCGCCACCTGTGGCTGGCCGTCCTCAAGGCGCAGCAGGACCTCGGCATCGAGGTGCCGGCCACCGCGATCGCCGACTACGAGCGGGTGGTTGACCAGGTCGACCTGGCGTCCATCGCCGCCCGCGAGAAGGTCACCCGGCACGACGTGAAGGCCCGGATCGAGGAGTTCTCCGAACTCGCCGGGCACGAGCAGATCCACAAGGGCATGACCTCGCGCGACCTCACCGAGAACGTCGAGCAGCTCCAGATCCGCCAGTCGCTGGAGCACGTCCGCGACCGCACGGTCGCCGTGCTGGTCCGCCTGGGCCGCCTCGCCGCCCAGTACGGCGAACTGGTCATGGCCGGCCGCTCGCACAACGTCGCCGCCCAGGCCACCACCCTCGGCAAGCGCTTCGCGACCGCCGCCGACGAGGTCCTGGTCGCCTTCGTCCGCCTCGAGGAACTGATCGCCCGCTACCCGCTGCGCGGCATCAAGGGCCCGGTCGGCACCGCGCAGGACATGCTCGACCTGCTCGGCGGCGACGCCCACAAGCTCGCCGAGCTGGAGCGCCGGGTCGCCGGGCACCTCGGCTTCGAGAACGTGCTCACCTCGGTCGGCCAGGTCTACCCGCGCTCGCTCGACTACGACGTGGTCTCCGCGCTCGTCCAGCTCGCCGCCGGCCCCTCCAGCCTGGCCAAGACCATCCGCCTGATGGCCGGCCACGAGCTGGTCACCGAGGGCTTCAAGGCCGGCCAGGTCGGCTCCTCGGCGATGCCGCACAAGATGAACACCCGCTCCTGCGAGCGCGTCAACGGCCTGGCCGTCATCCTGCGCGGCTACGCCTCGATGACCGCCGAGCTCGGCGGCGACCAGTGGAACGAGGGCGACGTCTCCTGCTCCGTGGTGCGCCGGGTCGCGCTGCCGGACGCGTTCTTCGCCTTCGACGGCCTGCTGGAGACCTTCCTGACCGTCCTCGACGAGTTCGGCGCCTTCCCCGCCGTGATCGAGGCCGAGCTGGACCGCTACCTGCCGTTCCTGGCCACCACCAAGGTCCTGATGGGCGCGGTGCGGGCCGGCGTCGGCCGGGAGACCGCGCACGAGGTCATCAAGGAGCACGCGGTGGCCGCCGCGCTCGCCATGCGCGAGGGCGCCCGCGAGAACACCCTGGTGCCCGCCCTGGCCGCCGACGAGCGCATCCCGCTGGACCACGCCGCGCTGGAGGCCCTGCTGGCCGACCGGCTCTCCTTCACCGGCGCCGCCGCCGCCCAGGTCGGCGAGCTGGTCCGGCGCGTCGAGGAGGTGGCCGCCGCCCACCCGGAGGCCGCCAAGTACGCTCCCGGCGACATCCTCTGA
- a CDS encoding MFS transporter, with the protein MSDDTLSDNGIRLGTGRGRWVVAATALGSGMAMLDGTVVNVALPRIGEELGAGLSALQWTVNAYMLTLAALILLGGSLGDRYGRRRVFLLGVCWFALASAGCAAAPNVELLVLARALQGVGGALLTPGSLAMLQAVFAEEDRAGAVGAWSGLGGVAAAVGPFLGGWLVDGPGWRWIFLLNLPLAAVVVAVTARHVPESRDPDASGRFDVPGALLAALALAGITYALTEAGAGPTPAALASGLAGLALAAAFVLVEHRSPNPMLPLSLFRSRLFTSVNLVTLCVYGAFSGVFLLLTVQLQIVAGFTPLLSGVALVPITVLMLLFSGRAGRLGRAVGPRLPLTVGPLVVAAGVLLMLRIGPGASYWLDVLPAVTVQGAGMTLLVAPLTATVLAAVDVRRAGIASGVNNAAARAAGLFAVAAIPPLAGLSGDAYRVPAEVDDAFRTAMLICAGLLTAGAVLAFATVRSDALAPPHPVAEPDCDWYCAPTTPPIHPDGEGRRAV; encoded by the coding sequence GTGAGCGACGACACCCTGAGCGACAACGGAATCCGCCTCGGCACGGGCCGCGGCCGGTGGGTGGTGGCGGCGACGGCGCTGGGCTCCGGCATGGCGATGCTGGACGGCACGGTGGTGAACGTCGCGCTGCCGCGGATCGGCGAGGAGCTGGGGGCGGGCCTGTCCGCGCTCCAGTGGACGGTCAACGCGTACATGCTGACGCTGGCGGCGCTGATCCTGCTCGGCGGCTCGCTGGGCGACCGGTACGGGCGGCGGCGGGTGTTCCTGCTGGGGGTGTGCTGGTTCGCGCTCGCCTCGGCCGGGTGCGCGGCCGCGCCGAACGTCGAACTGCTGGTGCTGGCACGGGCGTTGCAGGGTGTGGGCGGGGCGCTGCTGACGCCCGGTTCGCTGGCGATGCTGCAGGCGGTGTTCGCCGAGGAGGACCGGGCGGGCGCGGTGGGGGCCTGGTCCGGCCTGGGCGGGGTCGCGGCGGCGGTCGGGCCGTTCCTGGGCGGCTGGCTGGTGGACGGCCCGGGCTGGCGGTGGATCTTCCTGCTGAACCTGCCGCTGGCGGCGGTGGTGGTCGCGGTGACGGCCCGGCACGTCCCGGAGAGCCGGGACCCGGACGCGAGCGGGCGCTTCGACGTGCCGGGCGCGCTGCTCGCGGCGCTCGCGCTGGCCGGGATCACGTACGCGCTGACCGAGGCCGGCGCGGGGCCGACCCCGGCCGCGCTGGCCTCGGGGCTGGCGGGGCTGGCGCTGGCGGCGGCGTTCGTGCTGGTCGAGCACCGCTCGCCGAACCCGATGCTGCCGCTGTCGCTGTTCCGCTCGCGGCTGTTCACCTCGGTCAACCTGGTCACCCTGTGCGTGTACGGGGCGTTCAGCGGGGTGTTCCTGCTGCTGACGGTGCAGTTGCAGATCGTCGCCGGGTTCACGCCGCTGCTGTCGGGGGTGGCGCTGGTGCCGATCACCGTACTGATGCTGCTGTTCTCCGGCCGGGCGGGACGGCTGGGCCGGGCGGTGGGGCCGCGGCTGCCGCTGACGGTGGGGCCGCTGGTGGTGGCCGCGGGGGTGCTGCTGATGCTGCGGATCGGGCCCGGCGCGAGCTACTGGCTGGACGTGCTGCCCGCGGTCACCGTGCAGGGCGCCGGGATGACGCTGCTGGTCGCGCCGCTGACCGCGACCGTCCTGGCGGCCGTGGACGTGCGCCGGGCCGGCATCGCCTCCGGCGTCAACAACGCCGCCGCCCGCGCGGCGGGCCTGTTCGCGGTCGCCGCGATCCCCCCGCTGGCGGGCCTGAGCGGCGACGCCTATCGCGTCCCGGCCGAGGTGGACGACGCCTTCCGCACCGCCATGCTGATCTGCGCCGGCCTGCTGACCGCCGGCGCCGTGCTGGCCTTCGCCACCGTCCGCTCCGACGCGCTGGCCCCGCCGCACCCGGTCGCCGAGCCCGACTGCGACTGGTACTGCGCCCCGACCACGCCCCCGATCCACCCGGACGGCGAGGGACGGCGGGCGGTCTAG